From Azospirillum baldaniorum, the proteins below share one genomic window:
- a CDS encoding AAA family ATPase encodes MSATDAVNPGANPGQNFPAAENPHQLMAEIEALGGRLTHVRDRIGRIIFGQQEVIDLTLITLLAGGHVLLIGVPGLAKTRLVETLGTVLGLAEKRIQCTPDLMPADILGSEVLEENEQGRRSFRFIPGPVFSQLLMADEINRASPRTQSALLQAMQERRVSVAGHYHALPQPFHVLATQNPLEQEGTYPLPEAQLDRFLMQIDVDYPDRDAERRMMIATTGSLDEQAVTVLSPADLQVAQRLVRRVPVSEGVVDGILDLVRRGRPEATDLPEVQRHVAWGPGPRASQALMLAARARAVLDGRLAPSLDDVVALAKPVLRHRMALNFAARADGITLDDIINRLCAPLS; translated from the coding sequence GTGAGCGCAACCGACGCCGTCAATCCGGGGGCCAATCCGGGCCAGAACTTTCCCGCCGCCGAGAACCCGCACCAGCTCATGGCGGAGATCGAGGCGCTGGGCGGCCGGCTGACCCACGTCCGCGACCGCATCGGCCGGATCATCTTCGGCCAGCAGGAGGTCATCGACCTCACGCTGATCACGCTCCTGGCCGGCGGCCACGTGCTGCTGATCGGCGTGCCGGGCCTCGCCAAGACGCGGCTGGTCGAGACGCTGGGCACCGTGCTGGGCCTCGCCGAGAAGCGCATCCAGTGCACGCCCGACCTGATGCCCGCCGACATCCTGGGGTCGGAGGTGCTGGAGGAGAACGAGCAGGGCCGCCGTTCCTTCCGCTTCATTCCCGGGCCGGTGTTCAGCCAGCTGCTGATGGCCGACGAGATCAACCGCGCCAGCCCGCGCACCCAATCCGCCCTGCTCCAGGCGATGCAGGAGCGGCGCGTGTCGGTCGCCGGCCACTACCACGCCCTGCCCCAGCCCTTCCACGTGCTGGCCACCCAGAATCCGCTGGAGCAGGAAGGCACCTACCCGCTGCCGGAGGCCCAACTCGACCGCTTCCTGATGCAGATCGACGTCGATTACCCCGACCGCGACGCCGAGCGGCGGATGATGATCGCCACCACCGGCTCACTGGACGAGCAGGCGGTGACGGTGCTCTCCCCCGCCGACCTCCAGGTGGCGCAACGGCTGGTCCGCCGCGTGCCGGTCAGCGAGGGGGTGGTCGACGGCATCCTCGACCTCGTGCGGCGGGGCCGTCCGGAGGCGACCGACCTGCCGGAGGTGCAGCGCCACGTCGCCTGGGGTCCCGGCCCGCGCGCCAGCCAGGCGCTGATGCTCGCCGCCCGCGCCCGCGCGGTGCTGGACGGGCGGCTGGCGCCGTCGCTGGACGACGTGGTGGCCCTGGCGAAGCCCGTGCTGCGCCACCGCATGGCGCTGAACTTCGCGGCGCGGGCGGACGGGATCACGCTGGACGACATCATCAACCGCCTCTGCGCCCCGTTGTCGTAA
- a CDS encoding tyrosine-type recombinase/integrase, with translation MPRPVRQNDPVPRPNRLLAGGCRQEEVAGLSWKLVNRKAGTVTFLKTKTSRLRTISLDPDTLTMLTMLTALPHFLGSDAVFWHGKGARYLNVSSRFREMVRSAQRVGTPFRPFRCHDLRHGFAIRSLQNGWDIYALPKHLRHSSVRTTEIYLGYVPARAGTKTGTSITVSPR, from the coding sequence GTGCCCCGGCCTGTTCGCCAGAATGATCCGGTTCCTCGCCCAAACCGGCTGCTGGCAGGAGGATGCCGGCAGGAGGAGGTCGCCGGCCTGAGCTGGAAGCTGGTCAATCGGAAAGCCGGAACGGTCACCTTCCTGAAGACGAAGACCAGCCGGCTGCGCACGATCAGTCTGGACCCAGACACGCTGACCATGCTGACCATGCTGACCGCCCTGCCCCACTTCCTGGGTTCCGACGCGGTGTTCTGGCACGGGAAGGGCGCGCGTTATCTCAACGTGTCGTCACGGTTTCGGGAGATGGTGCGGTCGGCACAGCGGGTGGGCACACCGTTCCGACCCTTCCGCTGCCACGATCTGCGGCACGGCTTCGCCATCCGGTCCTTGCAGAACGGGTGGGACATCTACGCCCTGCCCAAGCACCTGAGGCACAGCAGCGTGAGAACGACGGAGATTTATCTGGGGTACGTCCCGGCGAGGGCCGGTACAAAAACCGGCACATCTATAACGGTTTCTCCTAGGTAG
- a CDS encoding DUF4159 domain-containing protein gives MLGFGPIAFAVPWVLAALAVLPVLWWLLRVTPPAPRVVRFPAIRLLRDLTAREETPARTPLWLLILRLIVAALLILALAGPLLNPRAALPGSGPLLLLVDNGWASGRDWTGRRAAMEELVSQAERQNRPVVLLPTARPAGGEAVKASPPLPASEARRLIQALEPHPWPTDRAGALEAVRGLAARGSAHTVWLSDGIGDRTARGLAETLQRMGSLEILDDSAEKPPHLLLPPSSEGAGLTARVVRADASRPESVTVRLSGADGRLLTRQPVAFDAGQLTREVRFEVPAELRNDAASLRVENDTTAGATVLLDERWRRRPVGLASGRANGENQPLLSDLHYLERALAPYNEVRRGEPDELLKRDLAVLVLSDIGALTGQEAQTIEDWVRKGGVLLRFAGPRLAQNPDRLVPVRLRLGDRALGGALSWSEPAKLQPFDGRSPFAGLHIPDDVAVSRQVLAEPALDLADRTWARLQDGTPLVTSEKRGDGYIVLVHTTASPEWSNLPMSGLFVDMLRRLVTLSGGVAGGAHGGTLEPLEVLDGFGRLVPPPAAAFPIAGDAGADVIGPRHPPGFYGTEEARRALNLTATLTRIEPLGAMPGGVARGPYGTRGEVALKPALLGIALSLAMIDLLIALMLRGLLGGWGFGGKGGGKRRRAGAAAAILLTLGVTLPMAAAPWTPARADDAQSTKVTAETYLAYVRTGNGTVDDTSRAGLESLVDVLTRRTAVEAAGAVGVDPETDELAFYPLLYWPVSGGQSALSDRARARLNEYMRNGGTILFDTRDQSAGAVGGNQALQGMVQGLDIPPLALVPPDHVLTKSFYLLNDFPGRYNGGNLWIEAREGRANDGVSPVLIGGNDWAAAWAANRNGQPLYAVVPGGERQREMAYRFGVNLVMYALTGNYKADQVHVPAILERLGQ, from the coding sequence ATGCTGGGTTTCGGACCGATCGCCTTTGCCGTTCCGTGGGTGCTGGCCGCCCTGGCCGTCCTGCCGGTGCTGTGGTGGCTGCTGCGCGTCACGCCGCCGGCCCCGCGGGTGGTGCGCTTCCCCGCCATCCGGCTGCTGCGCGACCTGACGGCGCGGGAGGAAACTCCGGCCCGCACCCCGCTGTGGCTGCTGATCCTGCGCCTGATCGTCGCCGCGCTGCTGATCCTGGCGCTGGCCGGGCCGCTGCTGAACCCGCGCGCCGCCCTGCCGGGCAGTGGGCCGCTGCTGCTCCTGGTCGACAACGGCTGGGCGTCGGGCCGCGACTGGACGGGCCGCCGCGCCGCCATGGAGGAGCTGGTGTCGCAGGCGGAGCGGCAGAACCGTCCGGTCGTCCTGCTGCCGACCGCCCGGCCCGCCGGGGGCGAGGCGGTGAAGGCCAGCCCGCCCCTGCCCGCCTCGGAAGCCCGCCGCCTGATCCAGGCGCTGGAGCCGCACCCCTGGCCGACCGACCGCGCCGGCGCGCTGGAGGCGGTGCGCGGTCTCGCCGCGCGCGGCTCCGCCCACACCGTCTGGCTGTCGGACGGCATCGGCGACCGCACCGCCCGCGGCCTCGCCGAAACGCTGCAGCGCATGGGCTCCCTGGAGATCCTCGACGACTCCGCGGAGAAGCCGCCCCACCTGCTGCTCCCCCCCTCATCGGAGGGCGCCGGTCTGACGGCCCGCGTGGTGCGCGCCGACGCCTCCCGTCCGGAAAGCGTCACCGTGCGCCTGTCCGGGGCCGACGGCCGCCTGCTGACCCGCCAGCCCGTCGCCTTCGACGCCGGGCAACTCACCCGCGAGGTGCGCTTCGAGGTACCGGCGGAGCTGCGCAACGACGCCGCCAGCCTGCGCGTGGAGAACGACACCACCGCCGGGGCCACCGTCCTGCTCGACGAGCGCTGGCGCCGCCGCCCGGTCGGGCTGGCCTCGGGCCGCGCCAACGGCGAGAACCAGCCGCTGCTGTCGGACCTGCACTATCTGGAACGGGCGCTGGCCCCCTACAACGAGGTGCGCCGCGGCGAGCCGGACGAGCTTCTCAAGCGCGACCTCGCCGTGCTGGTCCTGTCGGACATCGGCGCCCTGACCGGACAGGAGGCCCAGACCATCGAGGATTGGGTGCGCAAGGGCGGCGTGCTGCTGCGCTTCGCCGGGCCGCGGCTGGCCCAGAATCCCGACCGTCTGGTCCCGGTGCGCCTGCGTCTGGGCGACCGGGCGCTGGGCGGCGCCCTGTCCTGGTCGGAGCCGGCGAAGCTCCAGCCCTTCGACGGCCGCAGCCCCTTCGCCGGCCTGCACATCCCCGACGACGTCGCCGTCTCGCGGCAGGTGCTGGCCGAGCCGGCGCTGGACCTCGCCGACCGCACCTGGGCGCGGCTCCAGGACGGCACGCCCCTGGTCACCTCGGAAAAGCGCGGAGACGGCTACATCGTGCTCGTCCACACCACCGCCAGCCCGGAATGGTCCAACCTGCCGATGTCCGGCCTGTTCGTCGACATGCTGCGCCGTCTGGTGACTCTGAGCGGCGGCGTCGCCGGCGGCGCCCATGGCGGCACGCTGGAGCCGCTGGAGGTGCTGGACGGCTTCGGCCGGCTGGTGCCGCCGCCGGCCGCCGCCTTCCCCATCGCCGGGGACGCCGGGGCCGACGTGATCGGCCCGCGCCACCCGCCGGGCTTCTACGGCACCGAGGAGGCCCGCCGCGCCCTCAACCTGACCGCCACGCTGACGCGGATCGAGCCGTTGGGCGCCATGCCCGGCGGGGTCGCCCGCGGCCCTTACGGCACGCGGGGCGAGGTGGCGCTGAAGCCGGCGCTGCTCGGCATCGCCCTGTCGCTCGCCATGATCGACCTGTTGATCGCCCTCATGCTGCGCGGCCTGCTCGGCGGCTGGGGATTTGGCGGCAAGGGGGGTGGCAAGCGCCGCCGCGCCGGGGCCGCCGCCGCGATCCTGCTGACGCTGGGCGTGACGCTGCCCATGGCCGCGGCACCCTGGACCCCCGCCCGCGCCGACGACGCGCAGTCGACCAAGGTGACGGCGGAGACCTACCTCGCCTATGTGCGCACCGGGAACGGCACGGTGGACGACACCTCGCGCGCCGGTCTGGAAAGCCTCGTGGACGTGCTGACCCGCCGCACCGCGGTGGAGGCCGCCGGGGCGGTCGGCGTCGACCCGGAAACCGACGAACTGGCCTTCTACCCCCTGCTCTACTGGCCGGTGTCCGGCGGTCAGAGCGCGCTGAGCGACCGCGCCCGCGCCCGGCTGAACGAGTACATGCGCAACGGCGGCACCATCCTGTTCGACACGCGCGACCAGTCGGCGGGCGCCGTCGGCGGCAACCAAGCGCTCCAGGGCATGGTACAGGGGCTGGACATCCCGCCGCTGGCCCTGGTGCCGCCCGACCACGTGCTGACCAAGTCCTTCTACCTGCTGAACGATTTCCCCGGCCGCTACAATGGCGGCAATTTGTGGATCGAGGCGCGCGAGGGCCGCGCCAACGACGGCGTGTCTCCGGTGCTGATCGGCGGCAACGACTGGGCCGCCGCCTGGGCGGCGAACCGCAACGGCCAACCGCTCTACGCCGTCGTCCCCGGCGGGGAGCGGCAGCGCGAGATGGCCTACCGCTTCGGCGTCAACCTCGTCATGTACGCGCTGACCGGCAACTACAAGGCCGATCAGGTCCATGTGCCCGCGATCCTTGAGAGGCTCGGCCAGTGA
- a CDS encoding glutamine amidotransferase: MTLLDGTSIALAPLLPWIFLVPLFVVALAILALAVFRRARGVWLRALAVAVLALALINPSLVQEKREPIKDVAVVVLDASPSQNIGDRRARAEAELERLTERLKAFDDLELRVVRAGDAESGASAINETHLFDALNRAMADVPRRRMAGAVLITDGQVHDVPENLARLAEIGPVHTLLTGNRDEGDRRLAIVQAPAYGLVGKPVELTIRVDDMPRRQSADAAVTLRQDGGPPRTIRVPVGQDFHLELPVNHGGQNVLEMEVEAARQELTLANNRTAVVVNGVRDRLRVLLVSGEPHAGERTWRNLLKADPSVDLVHFTILRPPEKQDGTPIRELSLIAFPIRELFEIKLDEFDLIIFDRYRRRGVLPQMYLENIAEYVQKGGALLEASGQGYATPLSLFRTPLGQVMPAEPTGQAIDRPFKPTVTEVGRRHPVTAGLPGDRPNGEPSWGRWFHQVEVVPGNGAVVMNGADDRPLLILDRVGKGRVAQLASDQMWLWSRGFEGGGPQAELLRRLAHWLMKEPELEENDLRAHVDGNRITVERRSLEPDPRSITLTTPSDETRTLEMTEDRTGRASATVVAGEPGIYRITDGERTALAVVGAVNPPELADVRSTGDRLSGVADETGGGVHWISDTEGGVRPGIDVRRTRPDRTQTGNDWIGLRANGDFTVTGVSEVPLLPVAAVLALALGALLMAWRREGR, from the coding sequence GTGACCCTGCTTGACGGAACCTCCATCGCTCTGGCGCCGCTGCTGCCCTGGATCTTCCTGGTGCCGCTGTTCGTGGTGGCGCTGGCGATCCTGGCGCTGGCCGTCTTCCGCCGGGCGCGCGGCGTCTGGCTGCGCGCTCTGGCGGTGGCGGTGCTGGCCCTCGCCCTGATCAACCCGTCGCTGGTGCAGGAGAAGCGGGAGCCGATCAAGGACGTGGCCGTCGTCGTGCTCGACGCCTCGCCCAGCCAGAACATCGGCGACCGCCGCGCCCGCGCCGAGGCCGAGCTGGAGCGCCTGACCGAGCGTCTGAAAGCCTTCGACGATCTGGAACTGCGGGTGGTCCGCGCCGGGGACGCGGAATCCGGCGCCTCCGCCATCAACGAGACGCACCTGTTCGACGCGCTGAACCGCGCCATGGCCGACGTGCCGCGCCGCCGCATGGCCGGGGCGGTGCTGATCACCGACGGGCAGGTCCACGACGTTCCGGAAAACCTCGCCCGGCTGGCCGAGATCGGCCCGGTGCACACGCTGCTGACCGGCAACCGCGACGAGGGCGACCGCCGCTTGGCCATCGTCCAGGCGCCGGCCTACGGCCTCGTCGGCAAGCCGGTGGAGCTGACCATCCGGGTCGACGACATGCCGCGCCGCCAGTCGGCCGACGCGGCGGTGACCCTGCGCCAGGACGGCGGGCCGCCGCGCACCATCCGCGTGCCGGTCGGCCAGGACTTCCACCTGGAACTGCCAGTCAACCACGGCGGCCAGAACGTGCTGGAGATGGAGGTCGAGGCGGCGCGGCAGGAGCTGACGCTCGCCAACAACCGCACCGCCGTGGTGGTGAACGGGGTGCGCGACCGCCTGCGCGTCCTGCTGGTCTCCGGCGAGCCGCACGCCGGCGAGCGGACGTGGCGCAACCTGCTGAAGGCCGACCCCTCGGTCGATCTCGTCCACTTCACCATCCTGCGCCCGCCGGAGAAGCAGGACGGCACGCCGATCCGCGAGCTGTCGCTGATCGCCTTCCCGATCCGCGAACTGTTCGAGATCAAGCTGGACGAGTTCGACCTGATCATCTTCGACCGCTACCGCCGGCGCGGCGTGCTGCCGCAGATGTATCTGGAGAACATCGCCGAGTATGTGCAGAAGGGCGGCGCCCTGCTGGAGGCGTCCGGCCAGGGCTACGCCACGCCGCTGTCGCTGTTCCGCACGCCGCTGGGCCAGGTGATGCCGGCGGAGCCGACCGGGCAGGCCATCGACCGCCCCTTCAAGCCGACCGTGACGGAGGTCGGCCGCCGCCACCCGGTGACCGCCGGCCTGCCCGGCGACCGCCCGAACGGCGAGCCGAGCTGGGGCCGCTGGTTCCACCAGGTGGAGGTCGTGCCGGGCAACGGCGCGGTGGTGATGAACGGCGCCGACGACCGGCCGCTGCTGATCCTCGACCGCGTCGGCAAGGGCCGGGTGGCGCAGCTTGCGTCCGACCAGATGTGGCTGTGGAGCCGCGGCTTCGAGGGTGGCGGCCCGCAAGCCGAGCTTCTGCGCCGCCTCGCCCACTGGCTGATGAAGGAGCCGGAGCTGGAGGAGAATGACCTGCGCGCCCATGTGGACGGCAACCGCATCACGGTGGAGCGCCGCTCTCTGGAGCCCGACCCGCGCAGCATCACCCTCACCACGCCGTCCGACGAGACCCGGACTCTGGAGATGACCGAGGACCGCACCGGCCGCGCCAGCGCCACCGTGGTCGCCGGCGAGCCGGGCATCTACCGCATCACCGACGGCGAGCGCACGGCTCTGGCCGTGGTGGGCGCTGTCAACCCGCCGGAACTGGCCGACGTGCGCTCCACCGGCGACCGCCTGTCGGGCGTTGCCGACGAGACCGGCGGCGGGGTGCATTGGATTTCCGACACCGAGGGCGGCGTGCGCCCCGGCATCGACGTGCGGCGCACCCGCCCCGACCGGACGCAGACCGGCAACGACTGGATCGGGCTGCGCGCCAACGGCGATTTCACGGTGACGGGGGTGTCCGAGGTGCCGTTGCTGCCGGTGGCCGCGGTGCTGGCGCTGGCGCTGGGCGCGCTGTTGATGGCGTGGCGTCGCGAGGGGCGGTAA
- a CDS encoding DUF1285 domain-containing protein translates to MKVGNDGANDKRPNETRSGGESGESLPLPLPLAAREQRFDIRIARDGTWFHEGDPIRRIELVKLFATVLRRDESGDFWLVTPVERGRIVVEDTPFVAVEMAASGHGDEQVLSFRTNLDEWVESGPDHPIRVVHNPENGEPTPYILIRNGLEARILRPVYYEMVDRADTRGHDGEAEVGVWSKKVFFALGRLPGG, encoded by the coding sequence ATGAAGGTCGGCAATGACGGGGCGAATGACAAGCGCCCAAATGAAACGCGCTCAGGTGGAGAGAGCGGCGAAAGCCTGCCCCTCCCTCTCCCCCTGGCCGCAAGGGAGCAGCGGTTCGACATCCGCATCGCTCGCGACGGCACGTGGTTCCACGAGGGCGACCCGATCCGGCGGATCGAGCTGGTCAAGCTGTTCGCCACGGTCCTGCGGCGGGACGAGTCCGGCGACTTCTGGCTGGTCACCCCGGTCGAGCGTGGGCGGATCGTGGTCGAGGACACGCCGTTCGTCGCCGTGGAAATGGCCGCAAGTGGACATGGAGACGAACAGGTCCTGTCGTTCCGCACAAATTTAGACGAATGGGTCGAATCTGGGCCGGATCATCCGATCAGGGTCGTCCACAATCCTGAAAATGGCGAACCGACGCCCTATATCCTCATAAGAAACGGGCTCGAAGCGCGAATTCTCCGGCCGGTCTACTACGAAATGGTGGACCGGGCCGATACGCGCGGCCATGATGGTGAGGCTGAGGTGGGGGTATGGAGCAAGAAGGTCTTCTTCGCGCTGGGCAGGCTGCCTGGCGGGTGA
- a CDS encoding glutathione S-transferase family protein translates to MITLYTYPHLYGLADNNPYGLKVVAFLRLCGLPYQQKHIIDAHDAPRGQLPYIVDDSTVIGDSDLIIAHLVQQHHLPVDDDLSEDERRIDHMIRRTLDNLYWVMSFSRWSDERFWPLFRSQLLNTHPDITEALLEAARKYNLKRYHFQGIGRYDPDQVYSRGLADLKAIAGTLADRPFLFGNTPHSVDAALMGFLPNIYRYEIDTPLRAFVAEQPNLVDFCRRTAPLVSLAQPV, encoded by the coding sequence ATGATCACGCTGTACACCTACCCCCACCTTTATGGCTTGGCGGACAACAATCCCTACGGCCTCAAGGTTGTGGCGTTTTTGCGCCTGTGTGGATTGCCCTATCAGCAAAAGCATATCATCGACGCCCATGACGCCCCTCGAGGGCAGTTGCCGTATATCGTGGATGACAGCACTGTGATCGGAGACAGTGATCTCATCATCGCGCATCTGGTCCAACAGCATCACTTGCCGGTCGACGATGACCTTAGTGAGGATGAACGACGCATCGACCATATGATCCGGCGTACACTCGATAATCTGTATTGGGTAATGTCCTTCTCGCGTTGGTCCGATGAACGTTTTTGGCCCTTGTTTCGGAGCCAACTGCTCAACACGCATCCAGACATCACTGAAGCACTTCTAGAGGCAGCACGGAAATACAACCTGAAGCGATACCATTTCCAGGGCATCGGCCGTTATGATCCTGACCAAGTCTACAGCCGCGGCCTCGCTGATCTGAAGGCCATCGCTGGTACCTTGGCGGACCGGCCCTTCCTGTTCGGCAACACCCCACACAGCGTTGACGCGGCGCTGATGGGCTTTCTGCCCAACATCTACCGGTACGAGATCGACACCCCGCTGCGCGCTTTTGTTGCGGAACAGCCCAACCTGGTCGACTTCTGCCGTCGCACGGCTCCGTTGGTGAGTTTGGCGCAGCCCGTATAG
- a CDS encoding DUF58 domain-containing protein, producing the protein MASPTLGATTLRAQQRAEGLAATLPPLLVAAERVASTVAQGVHGRRRVGLGETFWQFRRYQPGDSPQMIDWRQSGKTQPVYVRENEWEAAQTVWLWRDRSPSMDYRSVNGLPTKRERADLLTLAAAVLLVRGGERVGLLNSGQRPDHGKFALNRMAGQMTDPRNAHSPDALPQPEPLPRHAQVVLVGDLLSPLPEIHATVSALTGRGVRGHLLQILDPAEETLPYEGRVEFEGFEGEEELLVPRVEAVRETYLERLRAHQDGLDALARTAGWTYAVHRTDRPPQTALLGLWGALAREAV; encoded by the coding sequence ATGGCCAGTCCCACCCTTGGCGCCACCACCCTGCGGGCGCAGCAGCGCGCGGAGGGGCTGGCCGCCACCCTGCCGCCGCTGCTGGTCGCGGCGGAGCGCGTCGCCTCCACGGTGGCGCAGGGCGTTCACGGACGGCGCCGCGTCGGGCTGGGCGAGACCTTCTGGCAGTTCCGCCGCTACCAGCCCGGCGACTCGCCGCAGATGATCGACTGGCGGCAGTCCGGCAAGACCCAGCCCGTCTATGTGCGCGAGAACGAGTGGGAGGCCGCGCAGACCGTCTGGCTGTGGCGCGACCGCTCGCCTTCCATGGACTACCGCTCGGTCAACGGCCTGCCGACCAAGCGGGAGCGCGCCGACCTGCTGACCCTCGCCGCCGCGGTTCTGCTGGTGCGCGGCGGCGAGCGGGTGGGCCTGCTGAACTCCGGCCAGCGCCCGGACCATGGCAAGTTCGCCCTGAACCGCATGGCCGGTCAGATGACCGACCCGCGCAACGCCCATTCTCCCGACGCGCTGCCGCAGCCCGAACCGCTACCCCGCCACGCCCAGGTGGTGCTGGTGGGCGATCTGCTGTCGCCGCTGCCGGAGATCCACGCCACCGTGTCGGCCCTGACCGGACGCGGCGTGCGCGGCCATCTGCTGCAAATCCTCGACCCGGCGGAGGAGACCCTGCCCTACGAGGGCCGCGTCGAGTTCGAAGGCTTCGAAGGCGAGGAGGAACTCCTGGTGCCGCGGGTCGAGGCGGTGCGCGAGACCTACCTGGAGCGGCTGCGCGCCCACCAGGACGGTCTCGACGCCCTGGCCCGCACCGCCGGCTGGACCTACGCCGTCCACCGCACCGACCGGCCGCCCCAGACCGCCCTGCTCGGGCTGTGGGGCGCCCTGGCGCGCGAGGCGGTTTAG
- a CDS encoding PAS domain S-box protein, protein MIADSLTVALFALFAGLLAGFLAGLLAARRIGRRRLAENTAPPSVVTEERLRAILDTAPIGVLINTRDGDNLYHSPSAATCFKVSGEQLQRDGMWPLYHDPRDRRAAIDRLYADGLFDGQEVLLRRGDGETCMGSLSSTVIDFEGQRCHISWFYDLTEQKKADAVRRDLADRLEMALDATGAAVWDTDIPRGTCWWSDSFPRMLGYAEPPEMPADFWEVRLHPDDWRRVLTTIDAHLRGETAAYAYDYRLRRADGDWMWIAAQGRAIRDAAGQAVRYVGIMTDITERRRQEEEVRAGKERLLRILEASPIAVNITRRDGLLVFCNTQSEIILGRSRDDLLPMPAERLYADPADRQALIDRFEREGPFRDAEVRFRKPDGTIIWVLSSWGEIEMDGEPALLTWLYDINDRKAAEAAMAAARDEAERALADLRAAQESLIQAEAMASLGQLVAGVAHEINTPIGIGLTAASHIAEQARDLRVRFDSGMLKKTILAEYLDTVTEAARLLVSNMNRAAALVQSFKQVAVDQTSGERRTFDLRTYIDEVLFSLRPRLKRTLVMVDVDCPEGVEMDSFPGALSQVLTNLVINALIHAYGEAQRGTIRIAVHPDGGDHVVIDFSDDGSGIPEDHLAKVFEPFFTTKRGEGGSGLGLHIVQSTVTGVLGGTLAVRSVSGQGTGFTLRLPRRIAQGSAAPTALPSRPGSVSGPVVPV, encoded by the coding sequence ATGATTGCAGATTCGCTGACGGTGGCGCTGTTTGCGCTGTTCGCCGGTCTCCTGGCCGGATTTCTCGCCGGTTTGCTGGCGGCGCGGCGCATTGGACGAAGACGCTTGGCGGAGAACACGGCCCCCCCCTCCGTCGTGACGGAAGAGCGGTTGCGGGCCATCCTGGACACCGCTCCCATCGGCGTCCTCATCAACACGCGCGACGGCGACAACCTCTACCACAGCCCCAGCGCCGCGACCTGTTTCAAAGTCAGCGGCGAGCAACTCCAGCGCGACGGCATGTGGCCGCTCTACCATGACCCGCGGGACCGCCGGGCCGCCATCGATCGGCTCTACGCCGATGGCCTCTTCGATGGACAGGAGGTGTTGCTGCGCCGTGGCGACGGCGAAACCTGCATGGGCTCGCTGAGTTCGACCGTCATCGACTTCGAAGGGCAACGCTGCCACATCAGCTGGTTCTACGATCTGACGGAACAGAAGAAGGCCGACGCGGTTCGCCGCGATCTGGCCGACCGTCTGGAAATGGCGCTGGACGCCACCGGCGCCGCGGTGTGGGACACCGACATCCCGCGGGGGACCTGCTGGTGGTCCGACAGCTTTCCGCGCATGCTGGGCTACGCCGAGCCGCCGGAGATGCCGGCCGACTTCTGGGAGGTGCGCCTGCATCCCGATGACTGGCGGCGCGTGCTGACCACCATCGATGCCCACCTGCGGGGCGAGACCGCGGCCTACGCCTATGATTACCGGCTGCGCCGCGCCGATGGCGACTGGATGTGGATCGCAGCGCAGGGGCGGGCGATTCGCGACGCCGCCGGGCAGGCGGTGCGCTATGTCGGCATCATGACCGACATCACCGAGCGCCGCCGCCAGGAGGAGGAGGTCCGCGCCGGCAAGGAACGGCTGCTGCGGATCCTGGAGGCCAGCCCCATTGCCGTGAACATCACGCGCCGCGACGGCCTGCTGGTGTTCTGCAACACGCAGTCGGAGATCATTCTGGGCCGGTCGCGCGACGACCTGCTGCCGATGCCCGCCGAACGGCTGTACGCCGATCCGGCGGACCGTCAGGCCCTGATCGACCGCTTCGAACGGGAAGGCCCCTTCCGTGACGCCGAGGTGCGCTTCCGCAAGCCTGACGGAACGATCATCTGGGTGCTGTCGAGCTGGGGTGAGATCGAGATGGACGGAGAGCCGGCGCTGCTGACCTGGCTCTACGACATCAACGACCGCAAGGCGGCGGAGGCCGCCATGGCGGCGGCCCGCGACGAGGCGGAGCGCGCTCTGGCCGACCTGCGCGCCGCCCAGGAGAGCCTGATCCAGGCGGAGGCCATGGCCTCGCTGGGCCAGCTGGTGGCCGGGGTCGCGCACGAGATCAACACGCCGATCGGCATCGGCCTTACCGCCGCCAGTCACATCGCCGAACAGGCCCGCGATCTGCGCGTCCGTTTCGATTCGGGCATGCTGAAGAAGACCATTCTGGCCGAGTATCTGGACACGGTGACGGAGGCCGCCCGCCTGCTGGTGTCGAACATGAACCGGGCGGCGGCGCTGGTGCAGAGCTTCAAGCAGGTGGCGGTGGATCAGACCTCCGGCGAGCGGCGGACCTTCGATCTCCGGACCTACATCGACGAGGTGCTGTTCTCCCTGCGGCCTCGCCTGAAGCGCACGTTGGTGATGGTCGACGTGGACTGTCCCGAGGGGGTGGAGATGGACAGCTTCCCCGGCGCGCTGAGCCAGGTTCTGACCAACCTCGTGATCAATGCGCTGATCCACGCCTATGGTGAGGCGCAGCGGGGGACCATCCGGATCGCCGTCCATCCGGACGGTGGCGATCATGTCGTCATCGACTTTTCTGACGACGGATCCGGCATTCCCGAAGACCATCTGGCCAAGGTCTTCGAGCCCTTCTTCACGACCAAGCGTGGCGAGGGCGGTTCGGGTCTCGGGTTGCACATCGTGCAAAGCACCGTGACGGGGGTGTTGGGTGGTACGCTGGCGGTGCGCTCGGTGAGCGGGCAGGGCACGGGCTTCACCCTGCGATTGCCCCGCCGCATCGCGCAGGGGTCCGCCGCACCAACGGCGCTGCCGTCTCGACCGGGATCGGTGTCGGGGCCAGTGGTGCCGGTCTGA